The Actinocatenispora sera genome has a window encoding:
- a CDS encoding site-specific DNA-methyltransferase codes for MDAIQHPDKRTNIPTADAQDFVAPEIEEVRKVRFARDESLDPQLVWRGKYPDEPTDPDLVADAPPIYIQEKIDPRVLIENLRSTAAKPEDEPELALFEMFDGLDPLDSVDFYRHPANWSNRMILGDSLQVMGSLAEREQLRGKVQMVYLDPPYGIKFGSNWQVRVDKRDVKDGKLEDAAREAEQIRAFRDTWELGIHSYLSYLRDRLLAARELLTETGSCFVQIGDDNVHLVRSLMDEVFGSEYFCSLISFKTTSGAGSFAGGTNVLASTNDFIVWYCRDPELVKYRQLYRAKSIGEAGGGQYTWVELSNGSRRRGTAKELMSGDPKYRIFRPDQFTSQTTRTGQTTVFPIDLDEMTYTPSKGGWKTNRSGAQKLAHARRLLGIGNTLTYVRYLDDFPAFPINNFWDDTITSGFSDPKMYVVQTNARIIERCMLMCTDPGDLVLDPTCGSGTTAYVAEQWGRRWITIDTSRVALALARQRVMGRSTRGICWRIRLRGRRRNSR; via the coding sequence GTGGACGCAATCCAGCATCCCGATAAGCGAACCAACATTCCCACCGCCGACGCACAGGACTTCGTCGCGCCCGAGATCGAGGAGGTGCGCAAGGTTCGGTTCGCCCGCGACGAGAGCCTCGACCCACAGCTCGTCTGGCGCGGCAAGTACCCCGACGAGCCGACCGATCCGGACCTGGTCGCTGATGCGCCGCCGATCTACATCCAGGAAAAGATCGACCCTCGCGTACTGATCGAGAACCTGCGCAGCACCGCCGCCAAACCCGAGGATGAGCCGGAACTGGCGCTGTTTGAGATGTTCGACGGCCTCGACCCGCTGGACTCTGTCGACTTCTATCGGCACCCGGCCAACTGGTCCAACCGGATGATCCTCGGCGACTCCCTCCAGGTCATGGGCTCGCTGGCCGAACGCGAACAGCTCCGCGGCAAGGTACAGATGGTCTACCTCGACCCGCCCTACGGCATCAAGTTCGGGTCGAACTGGCAGGTCCGCGTCGACAAGCGCGACGTCAAGGACGGCAAACTGGAGGACGCCGCCCGCGAGGCCGAACAGATCCGCGCCTTCCGCGACACCTGGGAACTCGGCATTCACTCGTACCTCAGCTACCTCCGTGACCGCCTCCTCGCCGCCCGCGAACTCCTCACCGAAACCGGAAGCTGCTTCGTCCAAATCGGCGACGACAATGTCCACCTTGTACGTTCACTTATGGACGAAGTCTTCGGCAGCGAGTACTTCTGCTCCCTGATTAGCTTTAAGACCACCAGCGGAGCTGGCAGTTTTGCCGGCGGGACGAACGTGCTTGCGTCTACCAATGACTTTATCGTTTGGTACTGTCGGGATCCCGAACTCGTCAAATATCGTCAGCTCTATCGCGCCAAAAGCATCGGCGAGGCTGGCGGTGGGCAATACACGTGGGTTGAGCTGTCGAATGGATCGCGTCGTCGCGGAACCGCCAAAGAACTAATGTCAGGCGACCCTAAATATCGAATTTTCCGACCAGATCAATTTACGTCCCAAACGACACGTACCGGTCAGACCACTGTTTTTCCTATTGACCTCGATGAGATGACTTACACACCTTCAAAAGGTGGCTGGAAGACGAACAGGTCTGGCGCTCAAAAACTGGCTCATGCTCGCCGATTGCTCGGAATCGGGAATACGTTGACTTACGTACGGTATCTCGACGATTTTCCAGCCTTCCCGATCAACAACTTCTGGGATGACACGATTACCTCGGGCTTCAGCGACCCAAAGATGTACGTCGTCCAAACCAACGCCAGGATTATCGAGCGGTGCATGCTCATGTGCACTGACCCCGGAGATCTCGTCCTCGATCCAACCTGCGGTTCTGGCACGACGGCCTATGTGGCAGAGCAGTGGGGACGACGGTGGATCACAATCGACACGTCGCGGGTGGCGTTGGCGTTGGCTCGGCAGCGGGTGATGGGGCGAAGTACCCGTGGTATCTGCTGGCGGATTCGACTGAGGGGCAGGCGAAGGAACAGTCGCTGA
- a CDS encoding IS5/IS1182 family transposase, producing the protein MLFYRAALPLSSQTLTFVSGLIRRHRRQLGSRWRALDAGQQALLVLVYLRKGEPFTQVGAGFEVSTATCWRYVNETVELLADRAPKLQAALKTARRAGMAYVIIDGTLVPIDRVAADRPFYSGKHRMHGMNLQVISAPDGAILWVSGALPGSVHDTAAARIWNILAALRQAGLIALGDKGYHGIGEPVITPYKGKGKPESQKAANRAHARLRGPGERANAQLKTWRILRKLRSSPHRAGRLAKAIHVLQDHELAAG; encoded by the coding sequence ATGTTGTTTTACCGTGCCGCGCTGCCGTTGTCATCTCAGACCCTGACCTTCGTGTCTGGACTCATCCGCCGCCATCGTCGGCAACTCGGCTCGCGGTGGCGGGCGCTGGATGCGGGGCAACAGGCGCTGCTGGTGCTGGTGTATCTGCGCAAAGGTGAACCGTTCACGCAGGTCGGGGCGGGTTTCGAGGTGTCCACAGCCACCTGCTGGCGCTACGTCAACGAGACGGTGGAGCTGCTGGCCGACCGGGCACCGAAGCTGCAGGCGGCGCTGAAGACCGCGAGGCGGGCCGGCATGGCCTACGTGATCATCGACGGAACCCTGGTCCCGATCGATCGGGTGGCCGCCGACCGGCCGTTCTACTCCGGCAAGCACCGGATGCACGGGATGAACCTGCAGGTGATCTCGGCACCCGACGGGGCCATCCTGTGGGTGTCGGGTGCGTTGCCCGGCAGCGTGCACGACACCGCCGCCGCCCGCATCTGGAACATTCTCGCCGCGCTACGCCAGGCCGGGCTGATCGCCCTGGGCGACAAGGGCTATCACGGGATCGGCGAGCCGGTGATCACTCCGTACAAGGGCAAGGGTAAACCCGAGTCTCAGAAAGCTGCCAACCGGGCGCACGCGAGGCTGCGTGGCCCCGGCGAACGCGCCAACGCCCAGCTCAAAACCTGGCGCATCCTGCGCAAGCTACGCTCCAGCCCCCACCGCGCCGGCCGACTCGCCAAAGCCATCCACGTCCTTCAAGACCACGAACTCGCAGCAGGATGA
- a CDS encoding BPTD_3080 family restriction endonuclease, with protein sequence MTETLDNPILNSPYEPPARHYVIGPNGPTGEILDGRRPSESFIPIAVAKKGRSAGEQLAIDLDQPGERRERNDVINAIRRDVDRWRRGGDYDGVTPITRNLLRHWAAPARENRVLFCQREAAETIIFLTEVAGRRGTYTDWRKRLEPENAEYNAGLPRAALKMATGSGKTVVMAMLIAWQTLNKQHAPRDARFTDRFLIVTPGITIRDRLRVLLPEDVDNYYELRDLVPTDLKGGLAKARIVITNYHAFGLKDAKEIRGVARNTRLLLKGNRSEDAFRETPQAMVSRVLRDVGGGKQQIMVLNDEAHHCYQDKPLPAGEKIGKDVAEANHEARVWFKGLQAIAKYAGIKQVVDLSATPYYLAGSGYHEGLIFPWTVSDFSLMDAIESGIVKVPRTPVDDDADHPLVTYLRLWDFVGDKLPKRATKEKVTDWIPEAELEGALRSLYRSYAKAFDNWEKTLAGSGEPPPVFIMVCPNTVVSKLVYDWIAGNEVEAAQGTVFRRGNLELLSNVVDGRPLARPRTILIDSAQLESGEGMKPDFKAAAGAEIAAFKAEYRQRNPGADVEKITDEELLREVMNTVGKRGRLGEHVRCVVSVSMLTEGWDTNTVTHILGVRAFRSQLLCEQVVGRGLRRRNYTVNDDGRFEPEYANVYGIPFQFISSDRPVKDPLPPRPVQQVAALEGREHLRIRFPNLTGYRVELPDEDIILDLDSAPVFEIGPSTVPRWVEVGGPVGESEREEGDPTLYRPQQVAYELARRILEKQFNTVDDKRPWLFPKLAQLCWQWIDAKVVYAPGYSIGHLMTNTEARERAVEQIWGAIVRLAGNRRKRLRPMINRFKTTGSTAEVDFMTRKPVIAVDRSEVSHVTLDGKGGNTWEQLLALMLEHDDQVAAFVKNDHLGFTIPYVHQGRSHSYVPDFLVRLVRADGEDFDRTLIIEVSGSQKSPGPTRAKADTEPFSSWWGCVGPLGIETGS encoded by the coding sequence ATGACGGAAACCCTCGACAACCCGATCCTCAATTCGCCATATGAGCCGCCGGCACGGCATTACGTCATCGGACCAAACGGTCCGACCGGCGAGATCCTCGACGGCCGGCGGCCCAGCGAGTCGTTCATTCCGATCGCGGTCGCCAAGAAGGGCCGGAGCGCGGGCGAGCAACTCGCCATCGATCTCGACCAACCCGGAGAACGGCGCGAGCGCAACGACGTCATCAACGCCATCCGCCGCGACGTTGATCGATGGCGGAGGGGCGGCGACTACGACGGGGTCACCCCGATCACACGCAACCTGCTGAGGCACTGGGCTGCGCCGGCCCGGGAGAACCGGGTGTTGTTCTGCCAGCGTGAGGCCGCCGAGACGATCATCTTCCTGACCGAAGTGGCCGGGCGCCGCGGGACATATACAGACTGGCGCAAGCGCCTGGAGCCGGAGAACGCTGAGTACAACGCCGGCCTCCCCCGGGCGGCGCTGAAGATGGCCACCGGCTCCGGCAAGACCGTCGTGATGGCGATGCTGATCGCCTGGCAGACGCTGAACAAGCAGCACGCCCCGCGTGATGCCCGGTTCACCGACCGGTTCCTCATCGTCACGCCAGGGATCACGATCCGGGACCGACTGCGGGTGCTACTGCCCGAGGATGTGGACAACTACTACGAACTGCGCGATCTGGTACCCACCGATCTGAAGGGCGGCCTGGCCAAGGCACGCATCGTGATCACGAATTACCACGCCTTCGGTCTCAAGGACGCCAAAGAGATCCGCGGCGTGGCAAGGAACACGCGGCTTCTGCTCAAGGGGAACCGCAGCGAGGATGCATTCAGGGAGACGCCGCAGGCAATGGTCAGCCGGGTCCTGCGCGACGTGGGCGGCGGCAAACAGCAGATCATGGTGCTCAACGACGAGGCGCACCACTGCTACCAGGACAAGCCGTTGCCGGCAGGCGAGAAGATCGGCAAGGATGTCGCGGAAGCCAACCATGAGGCTCGCGTCTGGTTCAAGGGCCTGCAGGCCATCGCGAAGTACGCCGGCATCAAGCAGGTCGTCGACCTGTCCGCCACGCCGTACTACCTGGCCGGCTCCGGCTACCACGAAGGCCTGATCTTCCCGTGGACTGTCAGCGACTTCTCCCTGATGGACGCGATCGAGTCCGGCATTGTCAAAGTGCCGCGCACCCCGGTCGACGACGATGCCGACCACCCGCTGGTCACCTACCTGCGTCTATGGGACTTCGTCGGCGACAAGCTGCCCAAGCGCGCGACCAAGGAGAAGGTCACCGACTGGATCCCCGAGGCCGAGTTGGAAGGTGCGCTGCGCAGCCTCTACCGGAGCTACGCCAAGGCATTCGACAACTGGGAGAAGACGCTCGCCGGATCCGGCGAGCCCCCGCCCGTGTTCATCATGGTCTGCCCCAACACCGTGGTCAGCAAGCTCGTGTACGACTGGATCGCCGGCAACGAGGTCGAGGCCGCGCAGGGGACCGTTTTCCGGCGTGGCAACCTGGAGTTGCTCAGCAACGTCGTGGATGGCCGGCCCCTCGCCCGGCCGCGCACCATCCTGATCGACTCGGCGCAATTGGAGTCCGGTGAGGGGATGAAGCCCGACTTCAAGGCGGCTGCCGGCGCAGAGATCGCCGCGTTCAAGGCGGAGTACCGGCAGCGAAACCCCGGCGCCGACGTGGAGAAGATCACCGACGAGGAGTTGCTGCGCGAGGTCATGAACACCGTCGGCAAGCGTGGCCGGCTGGGTGAACACGTGCGCTGCGTGGTGAGCGTCTCGATGCTCACCGAGGGCTGGGACACGAACACCGTCACACACATCCTGGGCGTCCGGGCGTTCCGCAGCCAGCTGCTGTGCGAACAGGTCGTCGGCCGTGGGCTACGACGGCGCAACTACACAGTCAACGACGACGGTCGGTTCGAACCTGAGTACGCCAACGTCTACGGCATCCCGTTCCAGTTCATCTCCTCCGACCGGCCGGTCAAGGATCCACTGCCGCCGCGCCCAGTGCAGCAGGTCGCCGCGCTGGAGGGCCGCGAGCATCTGCGGATCAGGTTTCCGAACCTGACGGGGTACCGGGTCGAGTTGCCGGACGAGGACATCATCCTCGACCTGGACTCGGCGCCTGTCTTCGAGATCGGGCCGAGCACGGTGCCCCGCTGGGTGGAAGTGGGCGGCCCGGTCGGGGAGAGCGAAAGGGAAGAGGGTGATCCGACCCTGTACCGGCCGCAGCAGGTTGCGTATGAGCTAGCCAGGCGAATCCTCGAGAAGCAGTTCAACACCGTCGACGACAAGCGGCCGTGGCTGTTCCCGAAGCTGGCGCAGTTGTGCTGGCAGTGGATCGACGCGAAGGTCGTGTACGCCCCCGGGTACAGCATCGGCCATCTGATGACCAACACCGAAGCGCGGGAGCGGGCGGTCGAGCAGATCTGGGGAGCGATCGTCCGGCTTGCCGGCAACCGGCGGAAGCGGCTCCGGCCGATGATTAACCGGTTCAAGACCACCGGATCGACCGCTGAAGTCGACTTCATGACCCGCAAGCCAGTGATCGCGGTCGACCGGTCTGAGGTCTCACACGTCACTCTGGACGGCAAGGGTGGCAATACTTGGGAGCAGCTCCTCGCGCTGATGCTGGAGCACGACGACCAGGTGGCCGCGTTCGTCAAGAACGACCATCTCGGCTTCACCATCCCATACGTACATCAGGGCCGATCGCACAGCTACGTGCCTGACTTCTTGGTCCGGCTTGTGCGGGCGGACGGTGAGGACTTCGACCGGACGCTGATCATCGAGGTCTCTGGCAGCCAGAAGAGCCCCGGTCCGACGCGGGCGAAGGCGGACACTGAGCCCTTTTCATCGTGGTGGGGATGTGTTGGGCCGCTGGGGATCGAGACGGGTTCGTGA
- a CDS encoding DUF2075 domain-containing protein — MGDRIAEFVRYNTWQSASRSEQRSWERSLPVLANDLVAAGLSNVEMLIEYQLPLTSRRADVVLAGVHPRTGEDTYVIVELKQWSSAELWEDDPSLVLVQDMPGGPKLHPSLQVRGYCEYTADYLTQLAEHNNRLCGVAYLHNAMDADVFDLFDHVQDDWSRLFTRQRRDEFMSFLKSRLSPEPGAAAGKRLLASDVRPSKNLMRIAAKEVREREQFVLLDEQQVAYQMVLHAVNKARRSDHKTAVVVTGGPGSGKSAIALSVLGDLYRQERAAVHATGSKSFTRTLRKQAGKGSTRVQNLFKYFNNFIDAEANDLDVLVCDEAHRIRRQSVNRYTPKAVRERSGAQIDELLSAARVPVFLLDEHQVVRPGETGTVDIIHWHAERRGIDVELVSLHDQFRCGGSEAYEQWVLDLLGFDGRTPQAWQGDDRFELEVVETPTQLEERLRAKGTEIARMSAGFCWPWSAPRDDGTLVEDVVIEDWARPWNAKSDRTIGDAPESSLWATDPRGFGQVGCVYTAQGFEYDWSGVILGPDLVSRSGKLVTRREYNKDPDLRKKSVVDSEFDRLVRNIYKVLLTRGMRGTTLYSTDPETRAFLADLIRR, encoded by the coding sequence TTGGGCGATCGGATCGCCGAGTTCGTCCGGTACAACACCTGGCAGAGCGCGTCCAGGTCGGAGCAGCGCTCCTGGGAGCGCAGCCTCCCCGTTCTGGCGAACGACCTGGTCGCGGCCGGGCTCTCCAACGTCGAGATGCTGATCGAGTACCAGTTGCCCCTGACCAGCCGGCGCGCCGACGTGGTGCTCGCCGGCGTCCACCCGCGGACCGGCGAGGACACCTACGTCATCGTCGAGTTGAAGCAGTGGTCGTCGGCCGAGCTGTGGGAGGACGACCCCAGCCTCGTCCTGGTCCAGGACATGCCCGGCGGCCCGAAACTGCACCCGTCGTTGCAGGTGCGCGGGTACTGCGAGTACACGGCCGACTATCTGACCCAGCTGGCCGAACACAACAACCGGCTGTGTGGCGTCGCGTACCTGCACAACGCGATGGACGCCGACGTGTTCGACCTGTTCGACCACGTGCAGGACGATTGGAGCCGGTTGTTCACCCGGCAGCGACGCGACGAGTTCATGAGCTTCCTCAAGTCAAGGCTGTCGCCGGAGCCCGGCGCTGCCGCCGGCAAACGGTTGCTGGCCAGCGACGTGCGGCCCAGCAAGAACCTGATGCGCATCGCCGCGAAAGAGGTGCGGGAGCGGGAGCAGTTCGTACTGCTCGATGAGCAGCAGGTCGCCTACCAGATGGTGCTGCACGCGGTGAACAAGGCCCGCAGGTCTGACCACAAGACTGCCGTCGTGGTGACCGGCGGTCCAGGCTCGGGCAAGAGCGCCATCGCCCTGTCGGTCCTCGGCGACCTGTACCGGCAGGAGCGGGCCGCCGTGCACGCGACCGGCTCGAAGTCGTTCACCCGCACCCTGCGCAAGCAGGCAGGCAAGGGGTCCACCCGGGTCCAGAACCTGTTCAAGTACTTCAACAACTTCATCGATGCCGAGGCCAACGACCTCGACGTACTGGTCTGCGACGAGGCGCACCGCATCCGCCGCCAGTCGGTGAACCGGTACACGCCCAAGGCGGTTCGGGAGCGCAGCGGCGCGCAGATCGACGAGCTGCTGTCCGCGGCGCGGGTACCGGTCTTCCTGCTCGACGAGCACCAGGTCGTACGTCCCGGCGAGACCGGCACCGTCGACATCATCCACTGGCACGCCGAGCGGCGCGGCATCGATGTCGAGCTGGTCAGCCTGCACGACCAGTTCCGTTGCGGCGGCAGCGAGGCCTACGAACAGTGGGTCCTGGATCTGCTCGGCTTCGACGGCCGTACGCCACAGGCGTGGCAGGGCGACGACCGGTTCGAACTCGAGGTGGTCGAGACGCCGACCCAGCTGGAAGAACGACTCCGGGCCAAGGGAACCGAGATCGCCCGCATGTCGGCCGGCTTCTGCTGGCCGTGGAGCGCGCCACGCGACGACGGCACTCTCGTCGAGGACGTGGTGATCGAAGACTGGGCCCGGCCGTGGAACGCCAAGAGCGACCGAACCATCGGTGACGCACCCGAGTCGTCCCTGTGGGCCACCGACCCGCGCGGCTTCGGCCAGGTCGGTTGCGTCTACACCGCCCAGGGCTTCGAGTACGACTGGTCCGGTGTGATCCTCGGCCCCGACCTGGTGTCCCGCAGCGGCAAACTCGTCACCCGCCGCGAGTACAACAAGGATCCCGACCTGCGGAAGAAATCCGTCGTCGACAGTGAGTTCGACCGCCTGGTACGCAACATCTACAAGGTCCTGCTCACCCGAGGCATGCGCGGCACCACGCTGTACTCCACCGACCCGGAGACCCGCGCCTTCCTCGCCGACCTGATCCGCCGCTGA
- a CDS encoding 7-cyano-7-deazaguanine synthase, with protein MSFRYDIDNSPEGEKARSGWDRLPLNQLRATVATVGGMTASAGRDTERWGDDMFLVARAAYLADRMSDRRSTADRWTRDIELQVPIVEYDRWTLTALNTLEELLSLLTGDRWSITTRPSSRAYTSDDMLPLPVFGSQQADEIALFSGGLDSASYAARSVSRHTKTAYIGYAHSKVKGRVSEVFRRLRASGHFRPVPVAVFNPKDMTFRSRGFLFIGTAVRAASAYQASRIVVPENGQLALNPPLTEARAASCSTRSVHPRTLYLFNRLLTELEMPLTVVNPFEQMTKGEVCQAALEAGADAETLFLTISCGHPPIQRRRSTSGHCGRCFPCLVRRSALLASIGNDRSDYQNDYGSGGDVLALRRWLCGRFTPVDLLADTPLPSTTDLGGAYETVARGRQELAQLFRSLRSDHELYLDGAA; from the coding sequence ATGAGCTTCCGGTACGACATCGACAACTCACCTGAGGGTGAGAAAGCCCGGTCTGGTTGGGACCGGCTTCCCCTGAACCAACTTCGTGCCACCGTCGCGACCGTCGGAGGCATGACAGCCTCTGCGGGGCGTGACACCGAGCGCTGGGGCGACGACATGTTCCTGGTCGCCCGCGCCGCTTACCTCGCCGACCGGATGTCGGATCGCCGGTCAACCGCCGACCGATGGACACGCGACATCGAGCTTCAGGTTCCCATCGTGGAGTACGACCGTTGGACACTCACCGCGTTGAACACCTTGGAAGAGCTACTGTCCTTACTCACCGGCGATCGCTGGTCCATCACGACCAGGCCTAGTAGTCGCGCCTACACCAGCGACGACATGCTCCCGCTACCCGTGTTCGGCAGCCAACAAGCAGATGAGATCGCCCTGTTCTCCGGTGGATTGGACTCGGCAAGCTACGCCGCTCGATCGGTGAGCCGGCACACCAAGACGGCCTACATCGGCTACGCGCACTCGAAGGTAAAAGGTCGAGTGAGTGAGGTCTTCCGCCGCCTTCGGGCGAGCGGCCACTTCCGCCCGGTGCCCGTAGCTGTCTTCAACCCCAAGGACATGACCTTCCGCAGCAGAGGGTTCCTCTTCATCGGTACGGCGGTACGCGCCGCGTCGGCGTACCAGGCATCTCGCATCGTCGTCCCGGAAAACGGGCAGCTCGCTCTGAATCCGCCACTGACCGAGGCACGAGCAGCGTCGTGCTCAACCCGGTCGGTACATCCGCGAACGCTCTACCTGTTCAATAGGCTCCTGACAGAGCTCGAGATGCCCTTGACGGTGGTCAATCCATTCGAGCAGATGACGAAGGGCGAGGTGTGCCAGGCAGCACTGGAGGCCGGAGCCGACGCGGAGACACTGTTCTTGACCATCAGTTGCGGCCACCCTCCGATCCAGCGACGCAGGTCGACCAGTGGCCACTGCGGGCGTTGCTTTCCGTGCCTGGTACGGCGTTCGGCACTCCTGGCATCGATTGGCAACGACCGCTCCGACTACCAGAACGACTACGGTTCCGGCGGCGATGTACTCGCGTTGAGGCGGTGGCTCTGTGGCCGATTCACGCCCGTCGACCTGCTCGCAGACACACCGCTGCCGTCGACGACCGACTTGGGTGGCGCGTACGAGACGGTCGCTCGCGGCCGGCAGGAACTCGCGCAGCTGTTCCGGTCGCTCCGCTCCGACCACGAGCTGTACCTCGACGGTGCCGCCTGA
- a CDS encoding GNAT family N-acetyltransferase, whose translation MSGIEARVIGAKRLELVPVQVSYAEEMARVLGDPALHTYIGGAPESVEQLRSRYERWCAGSPDPMVTWLNWVIRLRSDGRLAGTVQATIGPDGDDVVAEVAWVVGTPWQGQGIATEAAGALVEWLAEQPVHEIVAHIHPDHAASAAVAAAAGLTPTDRWQDGERRWRRSIGR comes from the coding sequence GTGAGCGGTATCGAGGCGCGGGTCATTGGTGCGAAGCGGCTGGAGTTGGTGCCGGTGCAGGTCTCGTACGCCGAGGAGATGGCTCGGGTGTTGGGTGATCCGGCGCTGCACACCTACATCGGTGGGGCGCCGGAGAGCGTGGAGCAGCTGCGTTCGCGCTACGAACGGTGGTGTGCGGGCTCGCCCGACCCGATGGTCACCTGGCTCAACTGGGTCATCCGGCTACGCAGCGACGGCCGCCTGGCCGGTACGGTGCAGGCGACGATCGGTCCTGACGGCGACGATGTGGTCGCCGAGGTTGCCTGGGTGGTCGGTACCCCATGGCAGGGCCAGGGCATCGCGACCGAGGCCGCGGGGGCGCTCGTGGAGTGGCTCGCGGAGCAGCCGGTGCACGAGATCGTCGCCCACATCCACCCCGACCATGCCGCGTCTGCCGCCGTGGCCGCCGCGGCGGGACTGACGCCCACCGACCGCTGGCAGGACGGCGAGCGCCGGTGGCGGCGAAGCATCGGGCGCTGA
- a CDS encoding M23 family metallopeptidase, with protein MNPLSLLLRALDSALRWFLSLRTTPWRRRAGTAIRSFAATLRTMRRRAAAALLTFWTTLRTTPWRQHARTAWTTLRTMPWRQHARTAWTTLRTTPWRRHARTAAARVSDPRWWREIGGRTVALARRPRALRIGVAALLGGVVIAASATTAVAVHTGDGAPAAQAAETTAQHSNARQHTAASRGQDRPVPGDSGTPSREPAKPAKPQQGARQPAKQHDAHKPEKQRKARRPAAKPYVDRGSSWRLPVHAKRFWVSSRFGTRWGVLHAGVDLAVPMRTPVHAAHAGRVSIAGTYGGYGRAVGIENGQGVATVYGHNSKVLVHDGQWVRAGQVIALSGNTGDSHGPHLHFEMRRHGVPFNPLPYLKAHGVHVLRAAGHG; from the coding sequence ATGAACCCCCTGTCGTTGCTGTTGCGTGCCCTCGACTCGGCCCTACGTTGGTTCCTGTCGCTGCGCACCACCCCGTGGCGCCGGCGCGCCGGTACCGCCATCCGCTCGTTCGCGGCCACCCTGCGGACGATGCGCCGCCGCGCCGCTGCGGCGCTGCTCACCTTCTGGACCACGCTGCGCACCACGCCGTGGCGCCAGCACGCCCGTACGGCCTGGACCACGCTGCGCACGATGCCCTGGCGCCAGCACGCCCGTACCGCCTGGACCACGCTGCGCACGACGCCGTGGCGGCGCCACGCCCGTACCGCCGCGGCCCGCGTGTCGGACCCGCGCTGGTGGCGGGAGATCGGCGGCCGCACCGTGGCGCTGGCCCGACGGCCGCGGGCGCTGCGGATCGGCGTCGCCGCGCTGCTGGGCGGCGTGGTCATCGCCGCGAGCGCAACCACCGCGGTCGCGGTACACACCGGCGACGGCGCCCCCGCCGCGCAGGCGGCCGAGACCACGGCGCAGCACTCGAACGCGCGGCAACACACCGCCGCCAGCCGCGGACAGGACCGGCCGGTGCCGGGCGACAGCGGTACGCCGAGCCGTGAACCGGCGAAGCCGGCGAAGCCGCAACAGGGCGCCCGCCAACCGGCGAAGCAGCACGACGCGCACAAGCCCGAGAAGCAGCGGAAGGCGCGCAGGCCCGCCGCCAAGCCGTACGTCGACCGCGGCAGCTCGTGGCGGTTGCCGGTGCACGCCAAGCGCTTCTGGGTCAGCTCCCGGTTCGGCACTCGGTGGGGCGTGCTGCACGCCGGCGTCGACCTCGCGGTACCCATGCGCACCCCGGTACACGCCGCGCACGCCGGCCGCGTCAGCATCGCCGGCACCTACGGCGGGTACGGCCGCGCCGTCGGCATCGAGAACGGGCAGGGCGTCGCCACCGTCTACGGCCACAACTCCAAGGTTTTGGTCCACGATGGACAGTGGGTACGCGCCGGCCAGGTGATCGCCCTGTCCGGCAACACCGGCGACTCGCACGGCCCGCACCTGCACTTCGAGATGCGCCGGCACGGCGTGCCCTTCAACCCGCTCCCCTACCTGAAGGCCCACGGCGTCCACGTCCTCCGCGCCGCCGGCCACGGCTGA
- a CDS encoding SRPBCC family protein produces the protein MTETIERVVAASPERVWQLWTTPEGISRWWAPEGFRTDVTQLDLRPGGELTYTMTAVAPEQVAFMQQHGMPLATESRKYFTEIDEPTRLGYRSVIDFVPDYEPYEQLTEIELTPVEGGTRVVMRIEEMHDQEWTGRLVAGRTNELDNLARLVAAQ, from the coding sequence ATGACTGAAACGATCGAGCGCGTCGTCGCCGCATCGCCCGAGCGCGTCTGGCAGCTGTGGACCACACCCGAGGGCATCTCCCGCTGGTGGGCGCCCGAGGGGTTCCGCACCGACGTCACCCAGCTCGACCTGCGCCCCGGCGGCGAGCTGACCTACACCATGACCGCCGTCGCGCCCGAACAGGTCGCGTTCATGCAGCAACACGGGATGCCACTGGCCACCGAGTCCCGCAAGTACTTCACCGAGATCGACGAGCCGACCCGACTGGGCTACCGGTCGGTGATCGACTTCGTGCCCGACTACGAGCCGTACGAGCAGCTCACCGAGATCGAGCTGACGCCGGTCGAGGGCGGCACCCGCGTCGTGATGCGCATCGAGGAGATGCACGACCAGGAGTGGACCGGCCGGCTCGTCGCCGGCCGCACCAACGAGCTGGACAACCTCGCCCGGCTCGTCGCCGCCCAGTGA